Sequence from the Nitrospinaceae bacterium genome:
CGAGGCCCACGCCATCGCACGCGAAATCGAGGAATTTCAGACGCCTCGCCCGATGACCCACGATTTGATCAAGAACATCATCAACGGGCTTGAGGGAAAAATTACACGCATTCTAGTAAGTGACCTCAAGGACAATACCTTCTTCGCTGAAATATCCCTTGCGCTGAATGGCTCCGAGATATCTATCGACTCAAGGCCCTCGGATGCAATTGCGCTCGCCCTTCGGATGAGTGCCCCAATTTTTGTTGAGGAAAAAGTGCTTGAGGAAGCCAAGAGCATCGAGTTCACCGAATCCGATGAAGGCGCCACCGCAGAGGCCGGGGGAGGAGAGCCCGGCTCTTCAGACGAAAAAACCCTTGAGGAAGATTCTGAGGACGTTAAGCGCTGGCTTGAAAATCTAAAGCCCGACGATTTCCTCAAGTTCGAGAACTAATCGCCCACCGCCTTAATTCAGCAAGTTAGACCCGGAGCCTTTACCGTTGTTTCTTTACCTGTTGCGCCACGGCGAGACGGCATGGAACGCCGAATGGCGGATACAGGGCGTCTCCAACCAACCTCTGAACGATATTGGCAAGTCCCAGGCCAAAGCGCTGATCCCACCACTCATGGGTCGCCCCATAACCACCATTTATACGAGTCAACTCCGGCGTGCCCGCGAGACGGCCGAAATACTTGCCGAAGGGCTTGGTGGATTTTCCCTGCATGAAGACGAGCGCCTTGCCGAACTCGACCAGGGCGAACTAGATGGCATGGTCATTGCCGAGATTAAAGAGAAGTACGCTGATTTTTGGAAACAGTGGCGAGCGCACCCGGCAGATGCTCAGACCCCCGGCGGCGAGTGTA
This genomic interval carries:
- a CDS encoding histidine phosphatase family protein, with the translated sequence MFLYLLRHGETAWNAEWRIQGVSNQPLNDIGKSQAKALIPPLMGRPITTIYTSQLRRARETAEILAEGLGGFSLHEDERLAELDQGELDGMVIAEIKEKYADFWKQWRAHPADAQTPGGECMNELQARAWEAVESIRDKHLGEMVVAVSHNLAITAILCRILGMDLNTMRCLRQHNAAINLIEYSHERGWGVVMMNVLTHLNGSLATDEKPYL
- a CDS encoding bifunctional nuclease family protein, encoding MIEMKVKGLTLDPLTNVPIVILRELEGERSLPIWVGIFEAHAIAREIEEFQTPRPMTHDLIKNIINGLEGKITRILVSDLKDNTFFAEISLALNGSEISIDSRPSDAIALALRMSAPIFVEEKVLEEAKSIEFTESDEGATAEAGGGEPGSSDEKTLEEDSEDVKRWLENLKPDDFLKFEN